Part of the Candidatus Baltobacteraceae bacterium genome is shown below.
CGGGCCCTCCATCACGGCGACGACCGAGTTGGTCGTGCCGAGGTCGATACCGACCACTTTAGCCATGAAAACGATACCTCGTTAGGATTTCCGGCGCTCTGGACCAGCTTAGCCGGGTCGGTCGTGCGCGAGGTCGCACTCCCTCCTCGGCGGTGCCTTGCCGCTTACGGGCGGCCGGATAGATTTTGAAATGTACCCGCACCATCATACACGATGGCACGGTCTAGTGTTTCCAAAATTACACAACCCCGGCTGAGGTGCCGGGGTTGCAGGAGTGGCCTTCCCCACGCGACTTTGTCGCGCCGGGCCCCCAGGATTGGACTACGGTTGCTCGGGCTGCTCCGGTTGCTGTTCGGGCTGCTCGGGTTGCTGTTGCTGCTCCTGACTCATCGGCTGGGCGGCCGGCATCTCGCCGAGCTTGACCGCGACCATCTTTTTCATGCCCTGCGACCAGATGCTCAGACGGACCGAGTCGCCCGGTTTCTTGCTCTTGATGTAGTCCTGGAGCGACTTGAGATCGCTGTAGGTCTTTCCGTCGACCTGCGTGATGACGTCGCCGGGCGAAACGCCCGACTGGTCCGCGGGCGATCCCGAGACCACCTCGCGGATCCCGATGCCGCTGTCGCCCTGATAGCCGGTCTGATTTTTGAAGCCGGGCGTCAACTGCTGCATGAGGATGCCCAAGAAGCCCTCGTCGGTGCCCTGATGGACGCCTGGGTGCTTCATAAGGTCGGCGACCACGCGCCTGACGGTATTCGAAGGGATAGCGAAGCCGATTCCCTGCGCGTATGCGGACTTCACCGTCGATTGGTTCAAGCCGATGACGCGGCCGTCGATGTCGAGCAGAGGTCCGCCGGAGTTACCCGGGTTGATCGGCGCCGAGGTCTGGAGCAGCCCTTTGAAGTTGATCTCGCTGCCGTTCTCGGTCGGAATCGGCTCGGTACGATCGAACGCCGAGACCACGCCCACCGTAACGGTTTGCTGGAGCTGCAGCGGCTCGCCGATGGCGATCGCCCACTGACCCGCCTCGAGCCGGTCCGAATCGGCCAACTGCAGCGGCGGCGGCAGTTTCTTATAGTTGTCGACCTTGATGATCGCGACGTCGGCACCGACGTTGGCGGCTACGACGTGCGCCGGTACTTTATCGCCGTTCGCAAACACGACAGTGAGGTTGGTTATCCTCGAGTTGGGCTGCTCGGGCGGCTGAACGACGTGCGCGTTCGTGACGATGTCGCCCTGATCGTCGAGGACGAATCCCGAGCCGGAAGCTTCGGCTTTATACGGCTGACTGAAGCCGGGGCCTTGCTGCCCGAAAAACTGCTGGAAGAACGGATCTGCCGGAATGTATTGCTGACCGTTGATCTGTTCGGTGATTGCCACGACCGAGCTCTTCGTGCGTTTGACCGCACTGACGATGCGGTCTTGATCGCTGACTCCGGTCAACGGCGCCGACGCGAAGGCTGGAGGCGTTTGGCCCGGTCCGGCAACGCCGCCGAAGTGCGAGCCGGCGTAGATCATCATGGCAAAGCTGCCGACGACTGCGCCGATGAGGCCCACGATCAGCGTGGGCAGTGTTCTATTCCTTAACATTGCTTCTCAATCGTACCCTATGGGGGAGTGTCTTGGCTCTATCTACTCGCGTAACGAAAAAAAGTCACAGCGGGGTGCGGCCTTCGGCTAGGCAGAGCAAGCGGGCACGGTCGTGTCGGCCACGACCAAGCCGTCGAGAAGACGGATCGTCCGGCCGGCGTGGGCGGCGACGCGCTCGTCGTGCGTGACCATAACGATCGTACGGCCGGAGCCGTGAAGCTTGGCGAAGAGCGCCATGATCTCTGCGCTGGTTTTTGAGTCGAGGTTCCCGGTTGGTTCGTCCGCCAGGAGTACCGCGGGGTCGTTGATGAGGGCACGGG
Proteins encoded:
- a CDS encoding trypsin-like peptidase domain-containing protein; this encodes MLRNRTLPTLIVGLIGAVVGSFAMMIYAGSHFGGVAGPGQTPPAFASAPLTGVSDQDRIVSAVKRTKSSVVAITEQINGQQYIPADPFFQQFFGQQGPGFSQPYKAEASGSGFVLDDQGDIVTNAHVVQPPEQPNSRITNLTVVFANGDKVPAHVVAANVGADVAIIKVDNYKKLPPPLQLADSDRLEAGQWAIAIGEPLQLQQTVTVGVVSAFDRTEPIPTENGSEINFKGLLQTSAPINPGNSGGPLLDIDGRVIGLNQSTVKSAYAQGIGFAIPSNTVRRVVADLMKHPGVHQGTDEGFLGILMQQLTPGFKNQTGYQGDSGIGIREVVSGSPADQSGVSPGDVITQVDGKTYSDLKSLQDYIKSKKPGDSVRLSIWSQGMKKMVAVKLGEMPAAQPMSQEQQQQPEQPEQQPEQPEQP